The segment ACAGAAAAGACGAGAATGGAAACCTTGTTTTGAACAAGGCAACCCTGAAGCCTGCCGAGCAGCGTGGCGCCTATTTTGTCATAACTTCCTATTACAACAAGGAGAAAATCTGGCCTGGGCCAAACGGAACTGCGGTTTGGGGCTGGGACGACCGCAAGGGCAAATTCTATGACACAAACCTTTACAATGCAATGTTCACGGAGGATTTGCCTGGCTTCAAGCTTGTCTACAAGACCGATGATGCTTCGGTAAAAATCTACGAGATGCTGGACTGATTAATTCCCACTAATAACTAAAGTGGAATAAGATAAGTTGTCCTGTGCTGCAGATTTGCCGTAATTGCCCTGTAGGGCATTGGGCGCATCATTTTTTCTATGGCATTGCTTGTCTTGGCCCCGTCCCTGATGTGATAGCTTGCTATTGCAAGATTAACCTTGTGCTGCCTCAAATAATCAGCCAGGCTTTGCAGCACCTCAATTTCGGCGCCTTCAATGTCCATCTTGATAAAGTCTATTTTTTCTATGCCCTCCTGCAGGCAAAACTCCGGTATTGAAACAACATCAATATAACCTTCGGCTGTATTGGCTGAAGCACCCTGCCCCCCACCAGTCCCACCCAGCGTGGCTGCATTTGGGTCTATGGAGCTGATTATGGTATTTGACCAGGGCAGCTTTGCAGTCTTGTCCCAGATGCCTTTTTTTACGACCTTGACATTGGTTATTCCGTTCCCATTGATGTTTTTTTCAATGACTTTCAGGGACTGCGAATCTGGCTCAAAGCAGTAGACCTTGCCAGAGCTTCCAACCTGTTTTGACGCGTAGATGCTATACATGCCATGAAACCCCCCGCAATCAAATACAATGTCTCCCTCGCGCAGTTTATAGAACTTGTTATATTGCATAAGGGCGCTTTCAATCTCAAGCAGACTCCAAAAGTCTGTTGCAATCCTGCAGCCAAGAAAATCAATTTCAACATCGCCTGTCAGGTCAACCTCATTTCCCTGCCTGCCACCAACCATCTGCATAATGCTTTCAAACAGGCCAACGGTTTTTGCAATTGTCGTCACACTTGAGTCTCCCTTTATCTTCAGCCGCCTGCAACTCTTTCCGCTACCCTTCTCAATCCAGATGCAATCCTTCCCCCTCACTAC is part of the Candidatus Parvarchaeota archaeon genome and harbors:
- a CDS encoding FkbM family methyltransferase, coding for MVSDIARKLLMTEYLGQGGLGALRRLWLESRLLLSGARVVRGKDCIWIEKGSGKSCRRLKIKGDSSVTTIAKTVGLFESIMQMVGGRQGNEVDLTGDVEIDFLGCRIATDFWSLLEIESALMQYNKFYKLREGDIVFDCGGFHGMYSIYASKQVGSSGKVYCFEPDSQSLKVIEKNINGNGITNVKVVKKGIWDKTAKLPWSNTIISSIDPNAATLGGTGGGQGASANTAEGYIDVVSIPEFCLQEGIEKIDFIKMDIEGAEIEVLQSLADYLRQHKVNLAIASYHIRDGAKTSNAIEKMMRPMPYRAITANLQHRTTYLIPL